One segment of Radiobacillus kanasensis DNA contains the following:
- the nth gene encoding endonuclease III, whose product MLNKSQIRYCLDVMAEMFPEAECELVHENPFELVIAVSLSAQCTDALVNKVTKDLFKKYKTPEDYLAVSLDELQQDIKSIGLYRNKAKNIRKLCETLIDEYGGEVPRDKDELERLAGVGRKTANVVASVAFKVPAIAVDTHVERVSKRLGICKWKDSVLEVEKTLMRKVPEEEWSDTHHRMIFFGRYHCKAKNPQCDICPLLEVCREGQKRMKRMA is encoded by the coding sequence ATGTTAAATAAAAGTCAAATTAGATATTGTTTAGATGTTATGGCCGAAATGTTTCCAGAAGCAGAGTGTGAGCTCGTTCATGAGAATCCATTTGAGCTAGTAATCGCTGTTTCTTTATCGGCACAATGTACAGATGCTTTAGTAAACAAAGTAACAAAGGACTTATTTAAAAAATACAAAACACCAGAAGATTATCTTGCTGTTTCACTAGATGAATTACAGCAAGATATCAAATCGATTGGACTTTATCGAAATAAAGCCAAAAACATTCGTAAGCTTTGCGAGACCTTGATTGATGAGTATGGTGGGGAAGTACCTAGAGATAAAGATGAGCTAGAAAGATTAGCTGGCGTTGGCAGAAAAACAGCGAATGTTGTTGCGTCTGTTGCATTTAAAGTTCCTGCTATTGCGGTGGATACACATGTAGAACGAGTTTCAAAAAGGCTAGGTATTTGTAAGTGGAAAGATTCTGTATTAGAAGTGGAAAAAACATTAATGAGGAAGGTACCAGAAGAAGAGTGGAGTGATACGCATCATCGAATGATTTTTTTCGGTCGCTATCATTGTAAAGCTAAAAATCCTCAATGTGATATATGCCCATTGTTAGAAGTTTGTAGAGAAGGGCAGAAGAGAATGAAACGTATGGCATAG
- a CDS encoding DnaD domain-containing protein, whose translation MTGNYQTILMDQINIPQLLLNTYKELGIDETEVMVLLHIYRFQREGILFPTPTEIAAHMTISDQACSNLLRKLIQKQLLTIDEEKNEKNVLNESYSLEGLWQKLYSITDKQEDEPVAMTEEETNIFLLFEQEFGRPLSPFEIETINIWIDQEDQAPSLIKAALREAVLLGKLNFKYIDRILREWKKKGIRSVQQAREQSRAFHVHQKSEQTQQPEKKRDVSLYYNWLEEE comes from the coding sequence ATGACAGGTAATTATCAAACCATTTTAATGGATCAAATAAATATTCCGCAATTATTATTAAACACGTATAAGGAACTAGGAATAGACGAGACAGAAGTGATGGTATTGCTTCATATCTACCGATTTCAAAGAGAAGGAATTTTATTTCCCACCCCGACCGAAATCGCTGCTCATATGACGATATCCGATCAAGCCTGTTCTAATTTGTTACGAAAACTGATTCAAAAACAATTATTAACGATCGATGAAGAAAAAAATGAGAAAAATGTGTTGAATGAGTCTTACTCCTTAGAAGGATTATGGCAGAAGCTCTATTCTATAACGGACAAGCAAGAAGATGAACCTGTAGCAATGACGGAAGAAGAAACGAACATCTTTTTACTGTTTGAACAAGAGTTTGGTCGTCCACTATCTCCCTTTGAAATCGAAACAATCAATATTTGGATTGACCAAGAAGACCAAGCACCATCCCTTATCAAAGCTGCACTTAGAGAAGCCGTTTTACTCGGTAAGCTAAACTTTAAATATATCGACCGCATTTTACGAGAGTGGAAGAAAAAGGGGATTCGTTCTGTACAGCAAGCGAGAGAACAAAGTAGGGCGTTTCACGTTCATCAAAAGTCAGAACAAACACAACAACCTGAGAAAAAAAGAGATGTATCCTTGTACTACAACTGGTTAGAAGAGGAGTAG